The following is a genomic window from Gemmatimonadota bacterium.
GATGAAGGTGCCCTTCTCCGTGATCAGGGGGAGCTCGCCGAGGAATACGGTCTGCTCGATGATGTCCTTGACCTTCTTGCTGTCGGCCTTTGCGTTTTTGCTGTCGCCCTTCGTGTTTTTGCCGTCCCCCTCCTCGCGGATCACCAGGCGCAGCCGCGCCTTCAGGGGGATCGCGTAGGTCATGCCCCCTTCCAGGCACTCGAGAACGGTGTACTTGGGCTCTCCGAGCATGTACTCGATGAATTCGAGCGAGAAGTGCTCGTGGATGTCCGTGATGGGGAAAATGTCGAGGAAAACGGCCTGCAGGCCCTGGTTCCGGCGTTCGGAAACGGGCACGTCGGCCTGCAGAAACGCGTTGAAGGAATCTATCTGGACCGCCAGAAGATTCGGCATTTCGATGATGGAGGGCAGTTTGGAATAATCGTGGCGTGTGATCTGGGTATTATCCATCGGCTGACCACTTCCTTTCGGCAGGTAGGTGAATAGTACACGCGGACACAAGGCAACGACCCCGTGCGCGTGACGGGATCGCCGCACATGCCGCGCGGACCCGGTCCTGACTTACCTTCCCGCCTATTTGAGTTCGACTGTTCCGCCCGCTTCTTCGATCTGCTTCTGAATGTCGTCGGCTTCTTCTTTCGGGACGCCCTCCTTCAGTGCGCCGGGAACGCCGTCAACCAGTGCCTTGGCCTCTTTCAGTCCCAGGCCCGTAATCGCGCGCACGACCTTGATGACCTGGATCTTCTTGTCGCCGAAACCGGTCAGCACGACGTCGAAGCTGTCTTTTTCCTCTTCCACCGGCGCGGCCGCGTCTGCGGCGCCGGGTGCGGCGACAGCCACCGTCGCCG
Proteins encoded in this region:
- a CDS encoding 50S ribosomal protein L7/L12, which produces MMAVSDIVDQIEQLTVLELNDLVKTLEDKFGVSAAATVAVAAPGAADAAAPVEEEKDSFDVVLTGFGDKKIQVIKVVRAITGLGLKEAKALVDGVPGALKEGVPKEEADDIQKQIEEAGGTVELK